Within Vigna unguiculata cultivar IT97K-499-35 chromosome 2, ASM411807v1, whole genome shotgun sequence, the genomic segment ctatccttggtccacgccgcacgTCGCTTGcgtccatatttccaaaaccacaccataaccgtcaagaccgattacccaattcagaaaatattgcaaaaaccagacttagccgggcgcatgtcgtcatgggccgtggagctctccgaatttaacatccgctatgaaccacacggccccatcaaagcccaatgtctcttggacttcgtcaacgacctacaacaaacacctatcgaggaccaatggacgcttcatgtagatggctcctcgaacccaaggGGTGCAAGTGCCGGCATCGTactggaaggccccaacgatatcctcatcGAGAAATCTCTTCATTTCGCTTTCAAAACGTCGAACAATCAAGCCGAGTACGAAGCTATACTAGTCGGTCTCTCTCTAGCCCGAGAGGTAGGGGTCAAGAAGCTAATatgtaaaaccgactccaaactcacagtaggtcatttgaacgacgagttccaaatcaaagaccccatcctccaacaatattaccatttgGTCCGCGCGATCATCCAATCCGCCTTCGAACTAGTCCGCGTCGAACATatacccagaaccgacaatgtctgagccgacatcctttccaaattagccagcaccaaactcaaaaaccgcaaccggtccttgctacagcaaacactatccacaccctccgtcacacacacttgccaaacgttaacccacaccccatcagACAATCTCACCCCTACCCAAAgcccaaactggaccaccccttacgTTCAGTACCTCCAAACTGGCAACCCCCCGCCCGACgcagacaaaacttggctggccaaggccgctaggtacactatggtaggcgatgacctctacaaacgcggatatggccaacccctacttaaatgtgtcacaccagaacaagcccagtacatcattaaggaactacacgaaggaatttgcgGTTATCACTCAGGCgcgcgcaccatggccacaagagttCTCAGGGCCGGGTACTTTTGGCCTAcaatagaagcagactgccaagACTACGTCAAAAAATGCAAACCGTGTCAAAAGCACGGCAACCTCatacatcaaaaacaagaacagctacaccacatattgtccccctggccattcgctaagtggggaatgaaCATCCTAGGCCCCttcacacccggcaaaggacaggttaagttcctcatcgtagccgttgactatttcaccaagtggattgaagccaaACCGTTGACCACTAtaacggcccagcaagtccagcagtttgtgtggaaggacatcatatgcagatatggcataccgcataccatcataacagataacgaccgacaattcattgacaaggaactagcaaaattctacaccggtttgggcatcaaacatatcacaagttctgtagaacacccacagaccaacgggcaggcggaagcggcaaacaaagttatcctcgtggaactgcgtaaaagattggataccgctaaaggccgatggccagaagagtTAATTGAAGTGCTATGGGCATACAGATGCACCCCGCAATCGTCAACTAACGAATCCCCcttcagcctagtctacggcgcggacgccatgataccagtagaaattggtaAACcttccctgcgccgagaactatacgacccagctcacaaccaccaaaacatggccttgcatctcaacctccttcccgaactcagagaaaaagcccaaatacgcaatctcgccgccaaacaaagagccgccaggaaatataacgcaaacctgcacccgcgatcgtttgtcataggagacctagtatggagaatggccagcagtgctagaaagaaggatggcaagttctccgccaattgggacggtcCATACCGCATACAAGAAGACACAGGTGGTGGGGCTTACCGCCTAGAGCAactatctggggaagaaattcccaacacatggaatgtctcccacctcaagttttatttcagttgaacATGTATCATAAGCGCATccatacttgtaaccacgggtgtactctttttcctcacttggtcttttttccctaaggagggttttggccaaggaggttttaacgaggcacccccatttgaataaataaaatgagtggttccctactttatgactctatactactctacttgtgtttaattcgtttaagttccccacccttaccacaagtaagcggcctgggtcgaacaccctctacttgtgtttaattcgtttaagttccccacccttaccacaagtaagcgacctgggtcgaacaccctctacttgtgcttaattcgtttaagttccccacccttaccacaagtaagcggcctgggtcgaacaccctctacttgtgtttaattcgtttaagttccccacctttaccacaagtaagcggcctgggtcgaacaccctctacttgtgtttaattcgtttaagttccccacccttaccacaagtaagcggcctgggttgaacaccctctacttgtgtttaattcgtttaagttccccacccttaccacaagtaagcggcctgggtcgaacaccctctacttgtgcttaattcgtttaagttccccacccttaccacaagtaagcggcctgggtcgaacaccctctacttgtgtttaattcacAAAACGCCAACAACGTTCCCCTATTTAAATACACATGCGACACAACATATCTCATATTCCTATCACATGCTATcatcaacaaccacaaaacatatatatatccacaagatgcatcatattaaaaacaaatcaaaatattgtacgagttattacagacttaggattcATTGCGATACAAAACAATATGAAAACTACATCCTAAGCTGCTTGATTGCCATCACCCTCCACGGTCACATCCGCTTCCTTCTCTGCCTCGGGCACCTCACTCCCAACCCCTTCCTCGCCCTCTTCATCCTCCCCAACCAGCTTTCCACCAACCACATTCTTATCTACATCAAACCTTGAATCCAGTGCATCCACATTCTtatagaagaaggccgcctgccgcaaccccttctcaaagccGTTGATATGCTCCTGAATAACACTGTTCTTCAGGTCATCCAACTCACCGACAgccccatcatacttatcctttAGATCCTCATAGTCCTCCTCCATCTCCCCTATCCGCTTATTTAACTTCTCCTCAGAGTCTAGACAACGAACCTTCCACGACGCCAACCTCTTTCTCTCAATCTCCCAcccctccttctccttctccaacgccgccttctcctccgccaACTTGTCCACTTTATCCTGCAGCCCTCCcgcctccttcacttcccttctaTAGAGGGACCCAACACGTCTACTCAACACCAATGCCTTACTCCTAAATTCAACCATGGTCCTCACaatatgatcaacctccataTCGATGGAGTTCACAACAGTATCCGGCAAGTTGATTGAAATGTCCTTCCTCACgcatatctccggcaactcgattAAACCGGCCTCCGGCAACTTCTCGCCACTGGCTGACCCCGCCCCACCGCCTGACCCGAGAATAGCTGCCCTTACTCTCTTCACATCCTTacccttcccgggtcgaggcggaagctcagcccTCCTCTTCGTGCCGCCATGCACGTGTACTTCCACCACAGATTCCTGCAGATTGGGGACATCAGttttcccagcctccttggccttggcggccatctccttcctcagcgcTTGGAAGAGCGCCAAGTTTTTCTTGCCAGACTGCGCCATATgtcctgcaataacatatcacaactcggatcaaaacaacttagcatcattaacacagtttaagtaataaacagataccttcaatatctataatcggatacaccgaattataaaccctaactaagcccttagtgggcaacttatccacaaatcttaacaacatccccaccacctccttatctccggacgacaactcctccacccCCATATCCTTGTAACGCGAAGGGTTATTGGTCCAACTGAAAGGGAActttgtactcccatccgcattcaggaAATGCTGctcacctccctccttcaccacaaccttgaagtatccatccttgaagtgcttgaaagactgggagaatgcatccaacCTGCTAATGCTGGGACGACTTATCAATGACAACCATGTAGCCGGCCTTCGGGGTCTGGtatcatagaaatacaaaaacgcataaggtgaaggctccaagtacagCGACTCGCATAGAATGCGGAAAGCCTGTAAGTAAGCCCAGCTGTTAGGGTGCAGttgagtaggcgccacattcaaaGCCCGCAACACGCCCATGGTAAAGTCGTCGAAAGGTAGACGTATATGCAtttgagaaaaatggcacatgtacatgtaaaagaacttctcggtagccccttcttgcccatggcatacccggtctATGGCGCTCACCCTTTTCAATGAAACAATATTTCCACTGACCCCTCTAGATATGACGGGAGTACAGTTTAGCCAGGAATTCAGCAGACAAGACCACCTGAACAGGGATGACTGGTCACGAACATCAGAGGCAACCCACGCATAGCCACCCTTAGCCGGCCAGTTGCTTTCCTCCAGTTCTTCAGGGGGATCTTCTCGGATCTCCCTCACTACCTCCATTGGCACCCCGCTTGTGCCAACTCCAGCACTCACACCCTCTCCACGCAGCCGGTCATCTCTACTCCTATCTGACTCTGTACTctgactactactagacgtagataaCGATGAGCTATCGCTACTGGACATACCTGTTTGATtttttacggaaagatgtcggcggaatttgggaactagtcggacaagatgttacgcacaagatctctgatttcgaaactcgcaaatgaaccaagtaaaccaTCAGCTGCATTCAAAGCTgtatttatagtccacgatcccaaacgacttaaacccttcccgccaaaatgaaATCCCAGACCAAgcgacaccatcattatgaaatgtatgacacatgaaaaacgacggcgccaaaagtttaacgatgtgaccacctgacgccctttcacctaccttctgacacttcaaagccttaacactgttcatcacacttaaaggctgggggactggtgtatcacacctagccggttttgctagttcaccaacacatgTTATCCTtaaccgacaacccatatcggacaaggctgggggactggtgtactgtacctagccaaactcaatcaagtaaatagtACACACGTTAAAACCATATAccatctagtacccggacacaaccagcactagccatctaggcaggtagccggccaaaaccgactacttgcctagaaggcTAACCCACTTCAATACACCTCTGGAACCTGTTTCaggaccaggcccactcatggcccaagctggggcccaagctagagcccaagtcaaggcccagcccatgaaatggtcaaaacgtcattaatgtctataaatacacgtggaccccatcatttaaaggtacgcattcattaattgctgatttgactcttgagagctttgacttacttgagcttcggagattcttctgcaggtaacccctcctgggttcaagccggcatgtatcgaatgggaagaggccaactaaggagatagcggactacatggtaaggtgacgctcgtgcctaacttatcttatttgtccctCTGCAGGAACAGTTATAGATTCTAAaagacataaatataataattttatatttttattatataatctgTGCGGATCGCAtgatcgaaaaaaaaaaacccaaaattATCTTACTCTACCCACAAGGACAGAACACAACAGTATTCCAAAGATTATGGAGGTGCAGAAAGCAAAGATGGAGGTGCAGGAACAAATGGCTTCaacaaaatttttcatttttttgggtCTGTACAAGGAAATGGATTCCTGCATCAGCTAAACTTGTTGGGTCTAATATTTTGGGCTTCAGAGAAGCCCAATTAGCTTCATAATTGACACAAGCATTGACATGGAAAGATGTTAGATTATAAGTAACAGTGATTAAAGAAACcagatttattattattattattattatttgttgtaaattacaaaaatgaaggTACACAGAGTTAAGTAAGAACATTTAACAATTCTGGACCCAACACACAGCCAGCAAAAGATtcataaaaagtgaaaaacttTCACCCAAAACTCTGTTCCATAATTCTCTGAAACTCAGTTCTATCAACGAGTTCATCACCATTTTTATCAACTGCATTGATCATTTTCTGACACTCCATCAAATCTTTCTCTAACCCCAGAGAGCACAACACTCTCTGCAACTCTCTCGCTTCTATAAACCCATCTTTGTTTTCGTCAAACACGTCAAAGGCTGCTTCTACCTCCGACAAGGTGACATCTTCGTCAAACAATTCCTCAATTTCTTCGACAGCACATTCCCCAATCCCATCACATTCACATTCAACAATCATCCCTAACTTTTCCATCACCAAAACCACGTCTTCTTTGCACACTCTAAGCCCTCTCTCAATGTAGTCCAAGCCCTGCTTCACACCTTCACAACTTGACTCCACTCTACTATTCATCCACGTCTTCCATTTTTGAGCCACGTAGCTAAACACAGActtgaagaaaaacaagaatGACAACAAACCCTTTGCTCTAACATTCCACGTTAAGATTCCATGACATAGAAAGAGCAAAAATAAGGTTGTATTACCATGTTTGTTCTCCATGTTGCTGATGTCTGTACAAGGGAAATAGTACATGAACTTGTATTGTGGATGACTTGTTCTAAGATCCAATGTCTAATTTATAGACAACAAATTCAGAGACTTTTTCTGAGCTTCAAGCATAAGCGTCAACCCTTGAACGTGATACAAGGGGAGAGGTGTGACAACTTTTGCTTTAAGATTTCCCGGAAGAAAGAAAGTATTTGGTACAAAGCATTTTATGGTTAGTGTACTGAGAAGTAAACTTTTCATCACCTTCAATTTCTGGGAAAAGACTCACCGAATGCGATAGGTGGaagagaaataatttaaatttcttaatgaTTCATGAAAACGTGTGACCTAGTGTGCGTAAAACGTTGAAGTAAGTTGTTTAAAAAACGCGTTCACAAGGCAATTTCTCCTTCAAGTTCATCCAAGAAAATGGGAATAACTTTTTCCTTATTTGCCAACGAAATGTCTTAGTCACTTCACCGATATCCgtgttaattgtttttttagttgACTAGAAATTGAAAGGTTTACAAATAGTATATAATAATGTGTACAAAGTCATGAcccttttctttatttattggGTTTCAACTTTTTGCTTTCTCTTatggaaaataattgtttattaagtttcaactttttgcttcttttttttttatgaaaaataattatttgagaaatattttgttgagaaagttcacaaattattaaaaagattaattttctCAACCAATATTAGTAGGATTATGTTTTGGTAgatattagttaattttttttcgtttAAGTCTGTAGAtattttgttaatgtttgtaggaactttttctattaatattacTAGAACAATTTTGGTGATAGCTTTTGTATTTTTAGCACCTATATATTTAATGGAAATAATTCATACGATCATGAATGACAAGGGGACTAAGCAATGTGGGTTTGATTATCCTCATCtccatctttaaaatttttaaagtaaaaattcattttattctcATCCTTATGCCTAATGGgtataaattattattctatACTCATCCTTACAAGATAATGTAACACATATCCTTTCTAGTACCCATAATTGTATTTTCTTAAATACAATATATCATTTAAATGAAAtcgtaagaaaaaaaatgtgtaatcaAGGTTGTTATAAAGAGAAAGTAATTTAGGGTTTTAAGTGAAATTGGTAAATATCAAACAAGTCCAACAATAATTAagagagagaatgaaaaatTGCATGATAATCGAAATATATAAGTTTtcgaaatgaaataaaattaaggataaaaaataataa encodes:
- the LOC114174138 gene encoding probable calcium-binding protein CML30; translated protein: MYYFPCTDISNMENKHGNTTLFLLFLCHGILTWNVRAKGLLSFLFFFKSVFSYVAQKWKTWMNSRVESSCEGVKQGLDYIERGLRVCKEDVVLVMEKLGMIVECECDGIGECAVEEIEELFDEDVTLSEVEAAFDVFDENKDGFIEARELQRVLCSLGLEKDLMECQKMINAVDKNGDELVDRTEFQRIMEQSFG